The Natrinema salaciae genome includes a window with the following:
- a CDS encoding J domain-containing protein, translating to MAVVGEQRAGCDGCGRTVALEELTTVTMPDGERVVCCPECEPHARAAARKGNSLDQRRDACDGCTGTYLTTELEDVVLEDGTVLTCCPSCAAEARDRRGTDTDATDGDGTDSSADGSDRGANDRPEGEESRCSQCHGPVSDERFRVTTIDGRTERLCPDCKIDAEENGIVADVDMRKTRAREVLGVDADASDEAIREAYHRQVKRAHPDRKSGSRSAFALVTDAYERLCEDD from the coding sequence ATGGCTGTGGTCGGCGAACAGCGGGCCGGCTGTGACGGGTGCGGCCGAACGGTCGCGCTCGAGGAACTGACGACGGTGACGATGCCCGACGGCGAACGGGTAGTCTGCTGTCCGGAGTGCGAACCCCACGCGAGAGCGGCAGCACGGAAGGGCAACTCGCTCGATCAGCGACGAGACGCTTGCGACGGCTGTACCGGGACCTACCTCACGACCGAACTCGAGGACGTCGTGCTCGAGGATGGGACCGTGTTGACGTGCTGTCCGTCGTGTGCGGCCGAAGCGCGGGACCGTCGCGGTACGGATACAGACGCGACCGACGGTGACGGCACCGACTCGAGCGCGGACGGCTCCGACCGGGGCGCGAACGACCGTCCCGAGGGAGAGGAGAGCCGCTGTAGCCAGTGTCACGGGCCGGTATCCGACGAACGGTTTCGCGTGACGACGATCGACGGCCGGACCGAGCGGCTGTGTCCCGACTGCAAGATCGACGCCGAGGAGAACGGTATCGTCGCCGACGTCGACATGCGAAAGACGCGGGCGCGCGAGGTACTCGGCGTAGATGCGGACGCGAGCGACGAGGCGATCCGCGAGGCGTACCACCGGCAGGTCAAACGCGCCCATCCGGACCGGAAAAGCGGCAGTCGGTCGGCCTTCGCCCTCGTCACGGACGCCTACGAGCGACTCTGCGAGGACGACTGA